In the Marinomonas algicola genome, one interval contains:
- a CDS encoding YchJ family protein encodes MPAPNNCPCGTALPYEMCCAMYHNNPGTAPTAEALMRSRYSAFALKNFRYVQQTQQLEDASEQTEKDISESNDHTQWIKLEILETLEGNEKDKTGMVSFCAHFKEGKHIGRLSERSLFKKIHQSWYYISGEHEVQGNTPLIKSASMNIGRNDPCHCGSNKKFKKCCG; translated from the coding sequence ATGCCAGCACCGAATAATTGCCCGTGCGGAACAGCACTCCCCTATGAAATGTGTTGTGCAATGTATCACAACAATCCTGGCACAGCACCAACGGCTGAGGCATTGATGAGATCGCGGTATTCCGCATTTGCGTTAAAAAACTTTCGTTACGTTCAACAAACACAACAACTTGAAGACGCCTCGGAACAAACTGAGAAAGACATATCTGAGAGTAACGATCATACTCAATGGATAAAGCTGGAGATTTTAGAAACACTTGAAGGTAATGAGAAAGATAAAACCGGAATGGTATCATTTTGCGCTCATTTCAAAGAAGGCAAACACATTGGCCGACTTTCTGAGCGATCACTTTTTAAAAAGATCCATCAGTCTTGGTACTACATTTCAGGAGAACACGAAGTTCAAGGCAATACGCCCCTCATTAAATCAGCCAGCATGAATATTGGACGAAATGACCCTTGTCACTGTGGTTCAAACAAAAAATTTAAAAAATGCTGCGGATAA
- the sbcB gene encoding exodeoxyribonuclease I gives MTSSAPTSFFWFDFETTGVDPAKDRPMQFAGIRTDLEFNVIGEPIMFYCRLADDVLPNPEACLLTGITPQDANREGLCEAEFMQAIEQEMSVPGTCSLGYNTLRFDDEVVRFGFYRNFIDPYAREWQNNCSRWDVIDLVRMAYAIRPDGIKWPQDDEGNVSLKLEALTKANGISHEQAHDALSDVYGTIEMAKLIQQVHPKLFAYYFKMRQKSELQNFINPLKMTPFLHISGMFGREKKYAAFVAPVAPHPTNKNGVVVFDLMADAQQLLDLSVDELRHGVFSKTESLDGKPRIPLKVLHYNRCPAVAPSAFLKDHAVVERLQLDGELCRRNLSIIKSTHGLVEKLTQVFHQENLPIHKDPDHMLYSGGFFSNDDKKRMEEIRETPSDCLNELSLSFDDRRLPEMLMRYIGRNYPDQLSDAQRIEWEEYRRFRLLEAEGGGSIYMDAYFAQLNDIAQRSELTNTKQIMLQDLADYGQSIYPLNEDY, from the coding sequence GTGACTTCTTCAGCACCTACCTCGTTTTTTTGGTTCGACTTTGAAACAACGGGCGTTGACCCAGCTAAAGATAGGCCAATGCAGTTTGCAGGGATCAGAACGGATTTAGAGTTCAATGTGATTGGTGAGCCAATTATGTTTTATTGTCGACTCGCTGATGACGTATTGCCAAATCCAGAAGCGTGTTTATTGACTGGTATTACCCCACAGGACGCCAATAGAGAAGGGCTGTGTGAAGCCGAGTTTATGCAAGCTATTGAGCAAGAAATGTCTGTCCCTGGTACCTGTTCATTAGGGTATAACACCTTAAGGTTTGATGATGAAGTGGTTCGTTTTGGCTTCTATCGAAATTTTATCGACCCTTATGCGCGTGAATGGCAAAACAATTGCTCACGCTGGGATGTGATTGACTTAGTTCGTATGGCTTATGCTATTCGACCTGACGGTATTAAATGGCCGCAGGATGATGAGGGTAATGTCTCACTCAAGTTGGAAGCCTTAACAAAAGCCAACGGTATTAGTCATGAGCAAGCGCATGACGCATTATCGGATGTGTATGGCACCATTGAAATGGCGAAGTTGATTCAACAAGTCCATCCTAAATTATTTGCTTACTATTTTAAAATGCGGCAGAAATCCGAGCTGCAAAATTTTATTAACCCTCTAAAAATGACGCCTTTCTTACATATATCAGGTATGTTTGGACGTGAGAAAAAGTACGCTGCATTTGTCGCTCCTGTCGCCCCACATCCGACCAATAAAAACGGTGTGGTGGTTTTTGACTTAATGGCTGATGCGCAACAATTGCTTGATTTGTCTGTGGATGAACTACGCCACGGGGTATTCAGTAAAACAGAATCACTGGATGGGAAACCTCGTATTCCTCTGAAGGTTCTACACTATAATCGCTGTCCAGCGGTTGCGCCTAGTGCATTTCTCAAAGATCATGCTGTGGTAGAAAGATTGCAGCTAGATGGTGAGTTATGTCGTCGGAATTTGTCCATTATTAAATCAACACATGGACTGGTAGAAAAGCTCACTCAGGTCTTCCATCAAGAAAATTTACCGATTCATAAAGATCCTGATCATATGCTTTATTCCGGTGGTTTTTTTTCGAATGATGACAAGAAGCGTATGGAAGAAATAAGAGAAACTCCTAGTGATTGCCTGAATGAATTATCATTATCCTTTGATGATCGACGGTTACCTGAAATGCTAATGCGCTATATCGGGCGTAATTATCCGGACCAATTGTCTGATGCCCAGCGTATTGAATGGGAAGAATATAGACGATTCCGCTTATTAGAGGCTGAAGGGGGCGGTAGCATTTATATGGACGCCTATTTTGCACAATTAAATGACATAGCGCAGCGCAGTGAATTAACTAATACTAAGCAGATTATGTTGCAAGATTTAGCCGATTATGGCCAAAGTATTTATCCCTTAAATGAAGATTATTAA
- a CDS encoding AI-2E family transporter: MSELNRGVSWLVSLAALVIIIAGLKSASEVVVPLMLSAFIAIICAPMLSALRRKNVPTWLAILLIVTLIMLSVSSLGVFVGASLDGFNQQLPSYKAGMIKELDGVITFANSIGLHISEEQVRGYFDPSILMQMVANTLSGLGNVLTNTFLVIMTVVFMLFEAADFPEKLSHALGDARASLKNFKDFANAVNRYLAIKTSVSILTGCVVSIWLYVLGVDFPILWGVSAFLLNFVPNIGSIIAAIPAVMLAFVQLGGLAAGLTGLGFVVINLVVGNIIEPRYMGKGLGLSTLVVFLSLLLWGWVFGPVGMLLSIPLTIIVKIAMEANPKTHWVAVILDDHKS; this comes from the coding sequence ATGAGTGAGTTGAATCGAGGCGTCTCTTGGTTGGTTAGCTTGGCTGCACTGGTGATTATTATTGCAGGCTTGAAATCCGCGTCTGAAGTTGTTGTTCCTTTAATGTTGTCTGCGTTTATTGCCATTATTTGTGCGCCCATGCTGTCCGCTTTACGCAGGAAGAATGTGCCAACTTGGCTGGCAATTCTTCTGATTGTTACCTTGATCATGTTGAGTGTTAGTTCGCTTGGGGTATTTGTTGGCGCGTCGTTAGACGGTTTTAATCAGCAGCTTCCTAGCTATAAAGCAGGCATGATAAAAGAGCTTGATGGCGTTATTACTTTTGCAAATAGTATAGGGCTGCATATTTCTGAGGAGCAGGTAAGGGGGTATTTTGACCCTTCTATATTAATGCAGATGGTGGCCAATACACTTAGCGGACTTGGAAATGTTTTAACAAACACATTCTTGGTTATTATGACTGTAGTATTTATGTTATTTGAGGCCGCAGACTTCCCAGAAAAACTGTCGCATGCTTTAGGTGATGCTCGTGCATCTCTAAAGAATTTTAAAGATTTTGCTAATGCTGTAAATCGTTATTTGGCAATCAAAACAAGTGTGAGCATTCTAACGGGTTGTGTTGTCAGTATATGGCTGTATGTTTTAGGGGTGGATTTTCCGATATTATGGGGCGTTTCCGCTTTTTTGCTTAACTTCGTGCCTAACATTGGTTCTATTATCGCGGCCATTCCTGCCGTCATGCTGGCGTTTGTTCAATTAGGTGGTTTAGCAGCTGGTTTAACGGGGCTTGGTTTTGTCGTAATTAATTTAGTCGTAGGTAATATCATTGAGCCGCGTTACATGGGCAAAGGCTTGGGGCTCTCAACCTTGGTCGTTTTTCTGTCATTGTTATTGTGGGGGTGGGTCTTTGGTCCCGTAGGAATGTTGTTATCCATTCCATTAACCATCATTGTTAAAATTGCAATGGAAGCAAACCCAAAAACGCATTGGGTTGCGGTTATTCTAGATGATCATAAAAGTTAA
- a CDS encoding DEAD/DEAH box helicase: protein MSDADIQPTFVSLGLAAPILKAVADLGYEQPSAIQAQSIPFLLEGHDLLGQAQTGTGKTAAFALPLLSRIDVTDKTTQLLVLAPTRELAIQVSEAFQSYARHLPDFHVLPIYGGMSYDTQLRQLRRGVQVVVGTPGRVMDHIRRKTLKLDGIKALVLDEADEMLRMGFIDDVEWILEQIPAQRQIALFSATMPNVIRQVANRHLNNPKEVKIVTKTSTAMTISQKYWQVSGLHKLDALTRILEMSEHDGMIIFVRTKAATVELAEKLTARGHACEALNGDISQNLRERTVDRIKSGQIDILVATDVVARGLDVERVSHVVNYDIPYDTESYVHRIGRTGRAGRSGTAILFVAPRERRMLQAIERATRQPIEKMQLPTASDINQQRVERFKQGITDTIDNVNLDFFLELVESYQKENDQDPIKAAAALAYLAQVKSPILLNEMEVRQERRERSNDRNERRERPERGERPPRKQNPVTKEPMPLKDDPSIAMTRYVVQVGYRDGVKPGNIVGAIANEADIESRYIGHIEIYEDFATVDLPTDIAKESMPKLSSTRICGQKTDIAVLEDADALNNRAPSAPRRPREGGGRRDGGGRRDAGRGGNSGSGERRRRSSNDAGGDRRPRPPRRDS, encoded by the coding sequence ATGTCTGACGCTGATATTCAGCCTACATTTGTTTCGTTGGGCCTTGCTGCCCCTATTCTTAAAGCGGTTGCTGATCTCGGTTACGAGCAGCCATCGGCTATCCAAGCGCAAAGTATTCCATTTTTATTAGAAGGTCACGATCTTCTAGGGCAAGCGCAGACGGGTACTGGTAAGACAGCGGCGTTTGCGCTACCGTTGTTATCGCGCATAGACGTAACAGATAAAACAACTCAATTATTGGTGCTTGCGCCAACTCGTGAGTTGGCAATACAAGTTTCCGAAGCATTTCAAAGTTATGCTCGCCACTTACCTGATTTTCATGTTTTGCCTATTTATGGCGGCATGTCATACGACACACAACTGCGTCAACTGCGTCGTGGTGTTCAAGTCGTTGTTGGTACACCGGGTCGAGTTATGGACCACATCCGCCGTAAGACCTTAAAGCTTGATGGTATCAAAGCTTTAGTGCTTGATGAAGCGGATGAAATGCTACGTATGGGATTCATCGACGATGTTGAATGGATTCTTGAGCAGATTCCTGCACAGCGCCAAATCGCCTTGTTCTCTGCAACCATGCCAAATGTTATTCGACAAGTGGCAAATCGTCATTTGAATAATCCGAAAGAAGTGAAAATTGTCACTAAAACATCGACAGCGATGACGATTTCTCAAAAATACTGGCAAGTAAGTGGGCTTCATAAGCTTGATGCATTGACTCGTATTCTTGAGATGAGCGAACACGATGGTATGATAATTTTTGTTCGTACTAAAGCCGCTACAGTAGAATTGGCAGAAAAACTAACGGCTCGTGGTCATGCTTGTGAAGCGTTGAACGGTGATATCAGTCAGAATCTACGTGAACGTACAGTTGATCGCATTAAAAGTGGTCAAATTGACATCCTTGTTGCAACAGATGTTGTAGCTCGTGGTTTGGATGTTGAGCGGGTAAGTCATGTTGTTAACTATGACATTCCGTACGATACAGAGTCTTATGTTCACCGTATTGGTCGTACAGGGCGTGCTGGTCGTTCAGGTACCGCTATATTGTTTGTTGCGCCGCGTGAGCGTCGTATGTTGCAAGCCATTGAGCGTGCAACTCGTCAACCGATTGAAAAAATGCAATTGCCAACAGCCTCTGATATTAATCAGCAACGTGTAGAGCGTTTCAAGCAAGGCATTACGGACACAATTGATAATGTAAATTTGGATTTCTTTTTGGAGCTTGTTGAAAGTTATCAGAAAGAGAATGATCAAGATCCAATTAAAGCAGCGGCGGCATTAGCTTATTTGGCTCAGGTTAAGTCTCCAATTTTGCTTAATGAAATGGAAGTTCGTCAAGAGCGTCGTGAGCGCAGTAACGATCGTAATGAGCGTCGCGAACGTCCAGAGCGTGGAGAGCGTCCACCACGTAAGCAAAATCCAGTTACCAAAGAACCGATGCCATTAAAAGATGATCCAAGCATAGCGATGACTCGTTACGTTGTTCAAGTCGGGTATCGTGATGGTGTTAAACCTGGAAACATTGTAGGTGCTATTGCAAATGAAGCGGATATTGAAAGCCGTTACATTGGTCATATTGAAATCTATGAAGATTTTGCGACAGTCGATTTGCCAACTGATATTGCAAAAGAATCGATGCCAAAACTGTCATCGACTCGCATCTGCGGTCAGAAAACAGATATTGCCGTACTTGAAGACGCTGATGCGTTAAATAATCGCGCGCCTTCTGCTCCTCGTCGTCCGCGTGAAGGTGGCGGTCGTCGTGATGGCGGTGGTCGTCGTGATGCTGGTCGTGGTGGTAATTCAGGCAGTGGTGAACGCCGTCGTCGCAGCAGTAACGATGCTGGTGGTGATAGACGTCCTCGTCCCCCACGTCGTGACAGCTAA
- a CDS encoding LTA synthase family protein, with protein sequence MAVDDENKNKIYITPFLFILNGAFLLLLFYFLTRIIFYTYNKYQFLNQDLYSIGYAFLHGVRFDAASIALMNAPLVLSLFILVWFKNWHRFTLNFTFAYFAIVNSLSLIVNLIDTVYFPFVGRRSGLEVLSMMRDVSMQGPQILLDYWWFCSIGVTILLFFIAALISIKNRVPSIEKGVGTYFFVCGLIVVSFVFSARGGLQAKPIRSLHAYAWPNSELGSLVLNTPFTLMRESTTNIKRMTFFQSESVAHKVVEPVHQSADLVEKDASDSQLALKEMPPQNVVVILLESFSLEYFGEPYGKTNYVPFLTTLTEKGRFYPNGIANGRRSIEAIPSVFSGIPSLMSEAFMRSPFQSNKVYGIGEILKAHGYQTAFFHGAKNGSMYFDDTTYRLGFDEYYGLDEYPNSDDYDGQWGIFDEPFLQFTAGKIDELEPPFLAGVFTISSHPPYTLPAEYENVMTNGVTPMHNVVQYSDLALRRFFEAASQKEWFNNTLFVITADHTSDNFDKRFGTPMGRHQIPILLYHPNGMIKPETVQEVAQQVDIPATIIDYLKLPEKDKLMPFGRSLLQPAPFGEAIIREGGAYWLILDDQYMKLTFDGLPVYDMGKLPETFHIKSKSDNPQPERLLRERINAYVQLYINGLIDNNHYPNLAKETQ encoded by the coding sequence ATGGCTGTTGATGACGAAAATAAGAATAAAATCTATATTACTCCTTTCTTGTTTATTTTAAATGGGGCCTTTTTACTTCTCTTATTCTATTTTTTAACGAGAATAATTTTTTACACTTATAATAAATATCAATTTCTAAATCAAGATCTGTATTCTATTGGGTATGCTTTTCTGCATGGTGTTCGTTTTGATGCGGCGTCCATTGCATTAATGAATGCACCATTGGTATTAAGTTTATTTATTTTGGTGTGGTTTAAAAATTGGCATCGCTTTACTCTTAACTTTACTTTTGCTTACTTCGCTATTGTTAATTCTTTATCGTTAATCGTAAATCTAATTGACACTGTGTATTTTCCTTTTGTTGGAAGACGAAGTGGTTTAGAGGTTCTCTCAATGATGAGAGACGTTTCTATGCAAGGCCCTCAAATTTTATTGGATTATTGGTGGTTTTGTTCTATTGGCGTGACAATATTATTGTTTTTTATTGCGGCGCTGATTTCCATTAAAAATAGAGTGCCAAGTATTGAAAAAGGAGTGGGGACGTATTTTTTTGTATGTGGTTTAATTGTCGTTAGCTTTGTTTTTTCGGCAAGAGGCGGGTTGCAAGCCAAACCAATTCGTAGTTTGCACGCCTATGCGTGGCCTAATTCAGAGTTGGGGTCTTTGGTATTGAATACCCCTTTTACTCTGATGAGAGAATCCACAACTAACATCAAGAGAATGACGTTTTTTCAATCTGAGTCAGTGGCTCATAAGGTGGTAGAGCCAGTTCATCAAAGTGCTGATCTTGTTGAAAAGGATGCGTCAGACTCACAACTTGCTTTGAAAGAAATGCCTCCCCAAAATGTGGTTGTGATCCTTCTGGAAAGCTTTAGCCTAGAGTATTTTGGTGAGCCATATGGTAAGACAAATTATGTTCCATTTTTAACGACTTTAACGGAGAAAGGGCGCTTTTACCCTAATGGCATCGCAAACGGTAGGCGCTCTATTGAAGCCATACCGTCCGTTTTTTCAGGTATACCGTCTTTAATGTCAGAAGCGTTTATGCGTTCTCCCTTTCAATCCAATAAAGTCTATGGGATAGGTGAAATTCTGAAGGCGCATGGTTATCAGACGGCGTTCTTTCATGGTGCTAAAAATGGCAGTATGTATTTTGATGATACGACTTATCGGCTTGGCTTTGACGAATATTATGGTTTAGATGAGTACCCAAATTCAGATGATTATGATGGCCAATGGGGAATATTTGATGAGCCTTTCTTGCAGTTCACCGCTGGCAAAATAGACGAATTAGAGCCTCCTTTTTTGGCTGGGGTTTTCACTATTAGCTCGCATCCGCCTTATACTTTGCCAGCCGAATATGAAAATGTGATGACTAATGGTGTAACACCTATGCATAATGTTGTGCAATATTCCGATTTGGCATTAAGGCGTTTCTTTGAGGCAGCCTCACAAAAAGAATGGTTTAACAATACTTTGTTTGTTATTACAGCGGACCATACTTCAGATAATTTCGATAAACGTTTTGGCACGCCTATGGGGCGACATCAAATACCGATTCTTCTGTATCACCCAAATGGCATGATTAAGCCAGAAACTGTTCAAGAAGTGGCGCAACAAGTGGATATTCCGGCCACAATAATTGATTACCTGAAGCTACCAGAGAAAGATAAACTGATGCCTTTTGGTCGATCTCTTTTGCAGCCTGCACCATTTGGAGAGGCGATTATAAGAGAAGGAGGGGCTTATTGGCTTATACTGGATGATCAGTATATGAAGCTGACCTTTGATGGTTTGCCTGTTTATGACATGGGCAAACTGCCTGAGACATTCCATATAAAATCTAAGTCGGATAACCCCCAACCAGAACGACTATTAAGAGAGCGTATTAATGCATACGTTCAACTGTATATTAATGGCTTAATTGATAATAACCATTACCCAAATTTAGCAAAAGAAACTCAATAG
- the pyrC gene encoding dihydroorotase produces the protein MNQITIIKPDDWHLHFRDGDMLQETVPATARCFSRAVVMPNLVPPVTTGALVAEYRQRIVSAIPQGASFSPLMTIYLTDKTTVQDIQEAKAAGAVAAKMYPAGATTNSDSGVNSLDSLYPVFEALAEHDMLLLIHGEVTQKHIDIFDREKAFIDQHMVKIVERVPQLKVVFEHITTADAAEFVLSARVGVAATITPQHLLLNRNDMLDGGIRPHNYCLPILKRQSHQEALRAVVASGSNKFFLGTDSAPHAKHRKESDCGCAGCYSAWSALELYAQVFEELGALDKLEGFASTHGADFYGLARNTETVTLVKESWTVPESITLPDGDLIVPFFAGKQVAWKLKA, from the coding sequence ATGAATCAAATTACGATAATAAAACCGGATGATTGGCATTTACATTTTCGAGATGGGGATATGTTGCAAGAAACGGTGCCAGCTACGGCTCGCTGTTTCTCACGAGCTGTTGTTATGCCAAATTTGGTGCCACCAGTAACAACGGGAGCGCTGGTTGCAGAGTATCGTCAAAGAATTGTATCTGCTATCCCTCAGGGCGCTTCCTTTTCCCCTTTAATGACAATTTACCTAACGGATAAAACGACAGTTCAAGACATTCAAGAGGCGAAAGCAGCTGGCGCGGTAGCGGCAAAAATGTACCCTGCTGGTGCAACCACCAACTCGGATTCAGGCGTAAACTCATTGGATTCATTGTATCCGGTATTTGAGGCCTTGGCAGAGCACGATATGCTGTTGTTGATTCATGGAGAAGTGACGCAAAAGCACATTGATATATTTGATCGAGAAAAAGCGTTTATTGATCAGCACATGGTAAAAATTGTTGAGCGAGTGCCACAACTAAAAGTGGTCTTTGAGCACATTACAACAGCGGATGCCGCCGAGTTTGTTCTATCCGCTCGTGTTGGTGTTGCTGCAACGATTACACCGCAGCACTTATTGCTGAATCGTAATGATATGCTGGATGGTGGAATTCGCCCTCATAACTATTGTTTACCTATCCTAAAGCGCCAGTCTCATCAAGAAGCACTTCGAGCCGTTGTTGCGTCGGGTTCTAACAAATTTTTTCTCGGGACCGACTCTGCACCTCATGCCAAACACAGGAAAGAATCTGATTGCGGTTGCGCTGGCTGTTACAGCGCATGGTCGGCACTAGAGCTTTATGCACAGGTGTTTGAGGAGTTGGGAGCCTTGGATAAACTAGAGGGTTTTGCCAGTACTCATGGCGCTGATTTTTATGGTCTTGCCCGTAACACAGAAACGGTTACCTTAGTGAAAGAGTCTTGGACTGTTCCCGAAAGTATTACCTTGCCAGATGGTGACTTGATCGTGCCGTTTTTTGCTGGTAAACAGGTTGCTTGGAAGTTAAAAGCTTAA
- a CDS encoding NUDIX domain-containing protein, with translation MRLLRSSIHSDITDLSGSVFTRKAARGIVLKGENILLLYTERYHDYTLPGGGIDKGESHIEGLIRELLEETGAHSITNIREFGRYEEYRPWHKEGFDIVHMKSYCYLCDIDSQLKSTNLETYEIQNGMTPVWKNIHKAIEHNENTMLRSPKKGLSIERETFLLKQIVEELL, from the coding sequence ATGAGATTATTACGATCCTCTATTCATTCAGACATCACCGATTTATCGGGCTCTGTGTTTACCCGAAAAGCCGCTCGAGGCATTGTGCTTAAGGGTGAAAACATACTTCTTTTATATACAGAAAGGTATCATGACTACACCCTACCTGGTGGTGGCATTGATAAAGGGGAAAGTCATATTGAGGGTTTAATAAGAGAGCTTCTGGAAGAAACTGGTGCGCATAGCATTACAAACATTCGCGAATTTGGTCGGTATGAAGAGTACCGCCCTTGGCACAAAGAAGGCTTTGACATCGTTCATATGAAGTCTTACTGCTACCTTTGTGATATTGACAGTCAACTAAAGTCTACCAATTTAGAAACATACGAAATACAAAATGGCATGACACCAGTATGGAAAAACATTCATAAAGCCATCGAGCATAACGAAAATACGATGCTTAGAAGCCCCAAAAAAGGTCTGTCGATTGAACGAGAGACCTTTTTACTCAAACAAATAGTAGAAGAGCTTTTATAA
- a CDS encoding DUF599 domain-containing protein — translation MQMLSDFFLSNTENVLTLLFFLGCWWGYAWYAQYNSRRKACLVSVLHQYRMAWMSRLLKRDNRIADTSVMANLERSSLFFASSSLIIIAGLFTAFNYSEIAIDVISEFYVRAPNSSHEWELKIVMLVVIFAYAFFTFTWSVRQYNFCSVLVGSAPLASERGTSEEERESYALHMAKVCSLAANQFNYGLRAYYFAMAFCGWFIGPYFCMVSSLCVVLVLYRREFRSKTFKTLNRGLVIKEHAS, via the coding sequence ATGCAAATGTTGTCAGATTTTTTCCTGTCGAATACTGAAAATGTACTTACCTTACTTTTCTTTCTTGGTTGCTGGTGGGGGTACGCTTGGTATGCTCAGTATAATTCTCGTCGTAAAGCATGTTTAGTGAGTGTTTTGCACCAATACAGAATGGCTTGGATGAGCCGTTTACTAAAGCGAGACAACCGCATTGCTGATACCTCGGTTATGGCAAACCTTGAGCGCAGTAGTTTGTTTTTTGCTTCTAGTTCTTTAATCATTATTGCGGGTTTATTCACCGCGTTTAATTATTCAGAAATTGCGATAGATGTCATTTCTGAATTTTACGTTCGAGCACCAAATAGTTCTCACGAATGGGAGCTTAAAATAGTTATGTTGGTGGTGATATTTGCTTATGCGTTTTTTACTTTTACCTGGTCAGTTAGGCAATATAACTTTTGCTCTGTCCTTGTGGGCAGTGCTCCTTTGGCTTCAGAAAGAGGAACGTCTGAAGAAGAAAGGGAGTCGTATGCCTTACATATGGCAAAAGTCTGCTCTTTAGCGGCTAACCAGTTTAATTATGGGTTGCGCGCTTATTATTTTGCTATGGCATTTTGCGGCTGGTTTATTGGACCGTATTTTTGTATGGTGAGCAGCTTGTGTGTCGTCTTGGTTTTATATCGCCGAGAATTCCGCTCAAAAACTTTTAAAACTCTAAATCGTGGATTGGTTATCAAAGAGCATGCTTCCTAA
- a CDS encoding O-methyltransferase: MLPNFPAQVPEGLAPKNRTVEMNDTLYQYLVAHSVRETDLLTRLRKETAQYHMSRMQLSPEVGQFLALLVKLMSPKKLLEIGVFTGYSTLSIAQAMNKDAKLIALEKKQMWLDIANRYIDEAGLCDQVQTICGKALESLQPFVEFESESFDFIFIDADKANLIEYYHQCKQLLRKGGCMAIDNTLWWGNVANTSFTDKDTNIVRQLNTLVHQDDTVDVSLLSIGDGLTLVRKK, from the coding sequence ATGCTTCCTAATTTTCCAGCACAGGTACCAGAGGGTTTGGCACCTAAAAACCGTACGGTAGAAATGAACGATACCCTTTATCAATATTTAGTAGCTCATTCTGTAAGAGAAACGGATCTGTTGACCCGGTTGCGTAAAGAAACGGCGCAATACCACATGTCAAGAATGCAGCTTTCTCCTGAGGTAGGGCAATTTTTGGCTTTGTTAGTTAAGCTGATGTCGCCTAAAAAACTATTAGAAATTGGTGTGTTTACCGGTTACAGCACTTTATCCATTGCTCAAGCTATGAATAAAGACGCTAAGCTTATAGCATTGGAAAAAAAGCAAATGTGGTTAGACATTGCCAATCGCTATATTGATGAAGCTGGCCTTTGTGATCAAGTTCAAACGATTTGTGGCAAGGCGTTAGAGTCTTTACAACCTTTTGTTGAATTTGAATCTGAGTCCTTTGATTTTATTTTTATCGACGCTGATAAAGCCAACCTCATTGAGTATTACCATCAATGTAAGCAACTTCTGAGGAAAGGTGGGTGTATGGCAATAGACAATACTTTATGGTGGGGTAATGTTGCCAATACCTCTTTTACAGATAAAGACACGAACATTGTCCGACAATTAAATACCTTGGTTCATCAAGATGACACGGTAGATGTTTCTTTATTGTCTATTGGTGATGGATTGACCTTGGTTCGAAAGAAATAA